DNA sequence from the Lycium barbarum isolate Lr01 chromosome 5, ASM1917538v2, whole genome shotgun sequence genome:
TGTCTCGTCCCGAATGGCCGACCTTGGGAATCGCCATAACGCACGTCGCCTCatatcacgtctcattaattgtgggacacgtggcgCCACCCGATTGGCTGCCCTCTGTAACCGCAACAGTTCCCACACCTATATAAGGCCCTTAACCCTTTCACTTTTCTACTTTCACTTCTTTACTTCTTCATTTACTCCTGATCGTTTTCATCTCTCATTTTATTGCTTGTTTTGATCATTTTCATCTCTTAATTTCTTGCTTGTTTTGATCGTAAGAAAGCCAATTTTGCCAACTTCTCCATTTGCTATTCTTTGATCGAAAGTTGCTCATTTGTTTCCTCTTTCACTCGTCATTTTGAATTCTTCAACTGCCTTTTTAATCTTTCTTATATTTCTTTTTTCGTTTCCTACTTCAAATTCACAAATCTTCCTTTTCACATcttccaaatgtctgccaacaccgaaactacCTCCCAGgacgttccctcggtttcttctcagggAGCCGAGCCAACCCAACAACCCAAGGGAAAAACCTTCATTGAACCTACCGCTTTGGACATAGTGCCGTCCAAACCCACCTACAACAAAGAATTTGAAGTCGAGAAACCCTCTCCGATCGCGGATAGAGGTTGCGATGTAAGGCGATACCCTTCGTCTATTACCGAAGATAAACTTGACCAGGTCCGGGCCgactgcggatgggataaccgtctgGTGCAAGTGTTCGCCCTCGGGCCCGATGAATCTATCACCGATTATAGAGAAGGCTTCTTGTATGTTTACACCTATCCATTTACGCTCAAGCTCGACCCTGTAATTCACCCGGTTATTTTGGAGATGTGCCGGACGTACAATGTGACCCTTGCCCAAATTGGTCTGATTATCTAGAGGATTGTGGCCTGCCTTCGGTTATTGGCCAACAACGTCAACAGGGAATTCACGATGGCGCATTTCATCCggttatattccccgaggctatTCCGAGGGGACATGATAAAGCTCGCCAAGCGAGGTCGGAAGCCGATTGTTTCcaaaatggacgaagacagagatCGAGAGTGGTTAGAACGCTATGTACGGGTAAAGACCGCGGACATTATTCCGATTGagtacatgccttttccggagaGGTGGAACGATAGGCGTAAGTTTCTTAGTTCTCCCTTCAATAATCAATCTTCCTCCATGCTTTGTCAACACTTACTCCCTTGCACTCACGtgatttctcctttttttttcttttgtatcaGCTGTGGCGTGGATACCTCCGGTCGTCCGGAACATGACCGAATGGGTTGGAGCAATTATCGGCCAACGCACTCACGATCGACGGACATGGGGGGACCTGTCACGTGGCCAATGGGTTGCCCAAAATCACGATAATTCTCTTCTTGATTTGGTATATattgtattttttcttttttccttttctttttataacCCTTCGGTATTCAAGTTTACCCAGGGGCACGGTGGAGCCAAGACCGGAACCAACAGCCGAGCCTGCTGCACCGGTTCCTGAAGTCGACTCAGTAGGGACATCTTGGCTCATTCTTACTGCCGGTAAGAGGCGGAgaaagccctcggacaaagggcagaaaccaaagaaaagGGTAAGGAACGTTGTTCGGACTCTGAGGGATGAATCAGAGCCCAACTTCCTTATTCGAAGGGTCAGTGTAGGCCCCTCCGTTGCCTCTGTTCTGGAGGAGGAAGCCAACATTCCGCCCTTCCCTACAGCTGAGGAAGGACCTTCCGCTCCGACTTTgtacacaggtggggaagaagttctttatccaactcctctaaggtcaattgaattcGTTGACATTTCAGGTGACGCTTCATCTGAAGAGACTCCCCTGCAAAGGCCTAGAATATCCGAGCTAGCTTCGACTGCTGAATCCGAACAAAGAGTAGAGTCGGCCGCTGATACCGAGGCTCCAATGGATACCAGCCCACTGCCCGGTGGTGACCCAGCTGCAACATCCGAGGCACCTGCTTCTACCGAGATCGCTGGGGCTGCTCCAACTTCTCCTACTGCGCCGAGGTCTGACAACCTCGATGACATGTTCTCGAATACCCCTCCAGCAACCGAGAAGCTGTTAgtttcggacatctccctatctctcgggccacgagggcggctagccggGCCACCGAAACTGGTGCAAGGGATAGTCTAGTAAGTGTCTTTCCGACCCCTAACGTGGAACCGAGAAGGACAAGATCGGCCAAGGTCACCGTCTCTGAGGATTGCAACTTTTTATCCCGTCCGGTGGGAGTAGtaagctatctgaggcctctcgTTTCGGACTCGGATAATAGAAAGATGGCTGGAGTCCCCTGGcggtgcctcattaacgagggcatgcacgcgggcaaccgggtaagcttATCATCCAATCTTTCTATAGTTCAATGTGAACCTCAGCTCTAGCTTTAACTTTATTTGTTTCTTCTGCAGAGTGTTGTGCTCGTCAATGAGGCCTTTATCCGCGCTCAGCAAGAGGTCGACGACttaaagggccagctggatgcctaAGGTTTtgaaacggagaagttccagcaaATTTTGCGAGAAACAAAAGATCAGTTGAACCGGGCCGCTGCCCTGTCCAAACTTCAAACCGAGCTCGAAGCAGCGAGGGCCGAAAACCTTCGTTTGAGGCCGAGTTGGCCGGAATGGTTGAAAAGAACCAGCTCCTGGAAGCGGATAAGGCCGGCCTTAGCCAAGACAATGCTCGTTTTTCTTCGAGGCTTGGTGAACTCGAGGCCACTATCTCTCAACTTCGAAGTGAGCTTAATTCGGTCAAGGTCGATGCTGTGAAGATGGCAGAGAGGCATCGGGTGCTTGAATCCAAGAACGCTAAGGACAAAGAGAAGTTGAGGTTAGTTGAGCAGAAAGCCGAGGATAGGGCCCGGATTTGTGATGAGCTCAAAAGTAAATTCGAGGAGGCAGCCGAGGCCAATGACATTCTTAAGGCCGAGCTTGAGTCGGCTACTCAATTTCAAGGAATTCTCGACGGAAAGAGATCAGAATTAGCGGCTAAATTGGCCAAAGCTGAGGCCGACTTAGAAGAGTCTCTTAAGGAcatggaggctgccgaggctcgtACCACGATTGCGGTTGaatatgaacggtggaagtctcggagggttACCCTTGAACAAGCTCAACAAGGATTAGGGGACCTCCCGGCTCTGATACTCGAAGCCAGAACAATCGAGAAGGAGGCTAAGAAATACCTCGACCCTGAGTCTGAGGACTCCGAGCGAACAGTTTCCGAGAACTCCGGCTCCAGTCGTACCGGGTAGATCAAGATCTGCActagcctttattttgtttttgcctTTTTGGCTTGTTTTTGCTTTTTGACTTTATGGAAAGTTCGGATGTAAAACCCTTCGTATATGGAATGTGCatggga
Encoded proteins:
- the LOC132639243 gene encoding uncharacterized protein LOC132639243: MVEKNQLLEADKAGLSQDNARFSSRLGELEATISQLRSELNSVKVDAVKMAERHRVLESKNAKDKEKLRLVEQKAEDRARICDELKSKFEEAAEANDILKAELESATQFQGILDGKRSELAAKLAKAEADLEESLKDMEAAEARTTIAVEYERWKSRRVTLEQAQQGLGDLPALILEARTIEKEAKKYLDPESEDSERTVSENSGSSRTG